In Chrysemys picta bellii isolate R12L10 chromosome 22, ASM1138683v2, whole genome shotgun sequence, the genomic stretch ttgaaaatgagttttgtgactggccaggctactgtgtgaaacttctgtttgtttctccttgatgaaccctccaaccccccccccccgacccggttcactctacttccctgtaaaccaaccaccccaccccaccctcccctcccctcccgcttgcagaggcaataaagtcattgttttttcacattcatgcattctttattagttcctcacagaagtagggggataattgccaaggtagcctgggatgggtgggggaggagggatggaaaaggacacactgcattttaaaactttaactcttattgaaggccagccttctgatgcttgggcgatcatctagggtggagtgactgggtggacggaggcccccccaccgtgttcttgggcgtcttggtgaggaggctatggaacttggggaggagggctgttggttacacaggggctgtagcggcggtctctgctcctgctgcctttcctgcagctcaaccatatgctcgagcatatcagtttgatgctccagcagacggagcattgactcttgccgtctgtctgcaagctgacgccacctatcgtcttcagcccgccacttgctcttttcatcccgccattcagcccgccacctctcctctcgttcatattgtgcttttctcatcttcgacattgactgcctccacgcattctgctgtgctctatcagcgtgggaggacatctgcagctccgtgaacatatcgtccctcgtcctacgttttctctttctaatgttcactagcctctgcgaaggagaaacatttgcagctggtggaggagaagggagaggtagttaaaaaagacacattttagagaacaatgggtacactctttcattacaaggtcgcatatttcggcttgcaggcagccatggtaggccacagtgttttggcttttttaaccttcttaacatgcgggaaaggttgcaaacagcagcgcatttcccatatcaaggatgaattgggttgtccatttaaaatgggttttcaatgtaaaaggaggggctgcggtttcccggttaacatgcggcacaaacacaagtaaaccacccccccccacacacacacacgattctctgggatgatcacttcacccctcccctccaccgcgtggttaacagcggggaacatttctgttcagaagagcacgaacgggcgcctctgaatgtccccttaataaaatcaccccatttcaaccaggtgaccgtgaatgatatcactctcctgaggataacaaagagagataaggaatggatattgtctgcatgccagcaaacaccgggaccatacgctgccatgctttgttatgcaatgattccagactacgtgctactggcctggcgtggtaaagtgtcctaccatggcggacgggataaggcagccctccccagaaaccttttgcaaacgctttgggagtacataaaggagagctttctggagatgtccctggaggatttccgctccatccccatacacgttaacagacttttccagtagatgtactggccgcgattgccagggcaaattaatcattaaacatgcttgctttttgtgtgtgtaatgtttacaaatatttacaaaggtacactcaccagaggtctcctgtgtgccctgagggtcttgggtgagttcgggggttactggttccaggtccagggtcacaaacatatcctggctgttggggaaaccggtttctccgcttccttgctgctgtgagctacctacagtacctccatcctcatcttcctcgttccccgaaccgtcttccctgtgtgtttctccagtgagagagtcatagcacacggttggggtagtggtggctgcaccccctaggatcgcatgcagctccgcgtagtagcggcaagtttgcggctctgccccggaccttccgtttgcttctctggctttgtggtaagcttgccgtagctccttaattttcacgcggcactgctgtgtgtccctgttatggcctcggtccatcatggctttggagatcttttctaatacttttccatttcttttactgctacggagttcacctagcactgcttcatctccccatatggcgagcagatcccgtacctcccgttcggtccatgctggagctcttttgcgatcctgggactccatcacggttacctgtgctgatgag encodes the following:
- the LOC135977140 gene encoding uncharacterized protein LOC135977140; this encodes MESQDRKRAPAWTEREVRDLLAIWGDEAVLGELRSSKRNGKVLEKISKAMMDRGHNRDTQQCRVKIKELRQAYHKAREANGRSGAEPQTCRYYAELHAILGGAATTTPTVCYDSLTGETHREDGSGNEEDEDGGTVGSSQQQGSGETGFPNSQDMFVTLDLEPVTPELTQDPQGTQETSAANVSPSQRLVNIRKRKRRTRDDMFTELQMSSHADRAQQNAWRQSMSKMRKAQYEREERWRAEWRDEKSKWRAEDDRWRQLADRRQESMLRLLEHQTDMLEHMVELQERQQEQRPPLQPLCNQQPSSPSSIASSPRRPRTRWGGLRPPSHSTLDDRPSIRRLAFNKS